In Danaus plexippus chromosome 9 unlocalized genomic scaffold, MEX_DaPlex mxdp_26, whole genome shotgun sequence, the following proteins share a genomic window:
- the LOC116767783 gene encoding leucine-rich repeat flightless-interacting protein 2 isoform X1, translated as MISAMAESGLATPENSDDESGDAFTDGDFGDSDDEVIADCKTSDGLNSQHVNETVNTGVVEKNCSDVIDIGVEDNMKDISENSGVIDDDDDDLMKDLSSNGSIVGILGDQHNHAEQRLAARRAARAEAREIRMRELERQQREQEDHADKAYDMYNETVGRRAGSRLAALSPSVHSPRRSSEDSEDVLSIKDLRHEMKEVEEKFRKAMILNAQLDNDKAALGYQLELLKDRIEELHEEYAQLQREHREKCSLHERLKREHATLEREVAEARDAVRARDGAAAAAGRVFVDASAAPGVPSGGACGAVPALALVTLENQQLLDDAGEGTLDVRLSRLAESKSCLEGEVRRLKLQLCDERAARQNGVAEHHDRDLDNELESLRKALSEAKGRAARAEAEAALQAAGVARLEAQVVRLRARQEDQDEREEALKQDRRRLQREAREALNRVEELETENSHLTKRLDKLKNAKSALLKDL; from the exons ATGATATCCGCTATGGCTGAGTCAGGACTGGCGACCCCCGAGAACTCCGATGATGAGAGTGGTGATGCCTTCACAGATGGTGATTTCGGTGATTCAGATGACGAGGTGATCGCCGATTGTAAGACAAGTGACGGTTTAAATTCTCAGCACGTCAATGAGACTGTGAACACTGGTGTTGTAGAAAAGAATTGCAGTGACGTAATAGATATAGGAGTAGAGGACAATATGAAAGACATTAGTGAAAATAGTGGTGTTAtagatgatgatgatgatgatttgaTGAAGGATTTGAGCAGCAACGGATCTATTGTCGGCATACTCGGGGATCAGCACAATCAT GCCGAGCAACGCCTGGCGGCTCGGCGAGCGGCTCGGGCGGAGGCTCGGGAGATACGGATGAGAGAGCTGGAAAGACAGCAGAGAGAACAGGAGGACCATGCCGATAAGGCGTACGACATGTACAACG AGACGGTGGGCCGCCGCGCTGGCAGCCGGCTAGCAGCTCTTAGTCCGAGCGTCCACTCGCCCCGACGAAGCTCCGAAGACTCCGAGGACGTGCTCAGCATCAAGGACCTCAGA CACGAGATGAAAGAAGTCGAGGAGAAGTTTCGGAAGGCGATGATCCTGAACGCTCAGCTGGACAACGACAAGGCGGCGCTCGGCTACCAGCTGGAACTGCTCAAGGACAGGATCGAGGAGCTGCACGAGGAGTACGCTCAGCTGCAg CGCGAGCACCGCGAGAAGTGTTCCCTCCACGAGCGGCTCAAGAGGGAGCACGCCACCCTGGAGCGGGAGGTGGCGGAGGCGAGAGACGCCGTGCGGGCGCGAGACGGCGCGGCGGCGGCAGCGGGCCGGGTGTTCGTGGACGCCAGCGCCGCGCCCGGCGTGCCGTCCGGCGGGGCGTGCGGCGCGGTGCCGGCCTTGGCGCTCGTCACGCTCGAGAACCAACAGCTGCTGGACGACGCCGGAGAGGGCACGCTCG ACGTGCGACTGTCTCGGCTGGCGGAGTCCAAGTCGTGCCTGGAGGGCGAGGTGCGGCGTCTCAAGCTGCAGCTGTGCGACGAGCGAGCAGCCAGACAGAACGGAGTAGCCGAGCATCACGACAGGGACCTGGACAACGAAC TGGAGTCGCTCCGCAAGGCGCTGTCAGAGGCGAAGGGTCGCGCGGCTAGGGCGGAGGCCGAGGCGGCGCTGCAGGCGGCCGGCGTAGCAAGGCTCGAGGCGCAGGTTGTGCGACTGCGGGCGCGCCAGGAGGACCAGGACGAGCGAGAGGAGGCGCTCAAACAGGACCGAAGAAGGCTGCAGAGAGAG GCGAGAGAGGCGCTGAACCGGGTCGAGGAGTTGGAGACGGAGAACAGTCACCTCACCAAGCGACTCGACAAACTCAAGAACGCTAAATCCGCTCTGCTCAAGGACCTGTGA
- the LOC116767783 gene encoding leucine-rich repeat flightless-interacting protein 2 isoform X6 — protein MYVSVPVSLAGVTRVTSEIMSSTHLIILIAARLILLYAEQRLAARRAARAEAREIRMRELERQQREQEDHADKAYDMYNETVGRRAGSRLAALSPSVHSPRRSSEDSEDVLSIKDLRHEMKEVEEKFRKAMILNAQLDNDKAALGYQLELLKDRIEELHEEYAQLQREHREKCSLHERLKREHATLEREVAEARDAVRARDGAAAAAGRVFVDASAAPGVPSGGACGAVPALALVTLENQQLLDDAGEGTLDVRLSRLAESKSCLEGEVRRLKLQLCDERAARQNGVAEHHDRDLDNELESLRKALSEAKGRAARAEAEAALQAAGVARLEAQVVRLRARQEDQDEREEALKQDRRRLQREAREALNRVEELETENSHLTKRLDKLKNAKSALLKDL, from the exons ATGTATGTCAGTGTGCCTGTGTCGCTGGCTGGTGTCACTCGTGTGACCTCCGAGATTATGTCATCCACACATCTCATCATTCTCATCGCCGCTagattaattctattatac GCCGAGCAACGCCTGGCGGCTCGGCGAGCGGCTCGGGCGGAGGCTCGGGAGATACGGATGAGAGAGCTGGAAAGACAGCAGAGAGAACAGGAGGACCATGCCGATAAGGCGTACGACATGTACAACG AGACGGTGGGCCGCCGCGCTGGCAGCCGGCTAGCAGCTCTTAGTCCGAGCGTCCACTCGCCCCGACGAAGCTCCGAAGACTCCGAGGACGTGCTCAGCATCAAGGACCTCAGA CACGAGATGAAAGAAGTCGAGGAGAAGTTTCGGAAGGCGATGATCCTGAACGCTCAGCTGGACAACGACAAGGCGGCGCTCGGCTACCAGCTGGAACTGCTCAAGGACAGGATCGAGGAGCTGCACGAGGAGTACGCTCAGCTGCAg CGCGAGCACCGCGAGAAGTGTTCCCTCCACGAGCGGCTCAAGAGGGAGCACGCCACCCTGGAGCGGGAGGTGGCGGAGGCGAGAGACGCCGTGCGGGCGCGAGACGGCGCGGCGGCGGCAGCGGGCCGGGTGTTCGTGGACGCCAGCGCCGCGCCCGGCGTGCCGTCCGGCGGGGCGTGCGGCGCGGTGCCGGCCTTGGCGCTCGTCACGCTCGAGAACCAACAGCTGCTGGACGACGCCGGAGAGGGCACGCTCG ACGTGCGACTGTCTCGGCTGGCGGAGTCCAAGTCGTGCCTGGAGGGCGAGGTGCGGCGTCTCAAGCTGCAGCTGTGCGACGAGCGAGCAGCCAGACAGAACGGAGTAGCCGAGCATCACGACAGGGACCTGGACAACGAAC TGGAGTCGCTCCGCAAGGCGCTGTCAGAGGCGAAGGGTCGCGCGGCTAGGGCGGAGGCCGAGGCGGCGCTGCAGGCGGCCGGCGTAGCAAGGCTCGAGGCGCAGGTTGTGCGACTGCGGGCGCGCCAGGAGGACCAGGACGAGCGAGAGGAGGCGCTCAAACAGGACCGAAGAAGGCTGCAGAGAGAG GCGAGAGAGGCGCTGAACCGGGTCGAGGAGTTGGAGACGGAGAACAGTCACCTCACCAAGCGACTCGACAAACTCAAGAACGCTAAATCCGCTCTGCTCAAGGACCTGTGA
- the LOC116767783 gene encoding leucine-rich repeat flightless-interacting protein 2 isoform X7, protein MDPSRRQRTQTKATAEEQALDQIAREAEQRLAARRAARAEAREIRMRELERQQREQEDHADKAYDMYNETVGRRAGSRLAALSPSVHSPRRSSEDSEDVLSIKDLRHEMKEVEEKFRKAMILNAQLDNDKAALGYQLELLKDRIEELHEEYAQLQREHREKCSLHERLKREHATLEREVAEARDAVRARDGAAAAAGRVFVDASAAPGVPSGGACGAVPALALVTLENQQLLDDAGEGTLDVRLSRLAESKSCLEGEVRRLKLQLCDERAARQNGVAEHHDRDLDNELESLRKALSEAKGRAARAEAEAALQAAGVARLEAQVVRLRARQEDQDEREEALKQDRRRLQREAREALNRVEELETENSHLTKRLDKLKNAKSALLKDL, encoded by the exons ATGGACCCGTCGCGACGCCAGCGCACCCAGACCAAGGCCACCGCGGAGGAACAAGCTCTAGACCAGATAGCCAGAGAG GCCGAGCAACGCCTGGCGGCTCGGCGAGCGGCTCGGGCGGAGGCTCGGGAGATACGGATGAGAGAGCTGGAAAGACAGCAGAGAGAACAGGAGGACCATGCCGATAAGGCGTACGACATGTACAACG AGACGGTGGGCCGCCGCGCTGGCAGCCGGCTAGCAGCTCTTAGTCCGAGCGTCCACTCGCCCCGACGAAGCTCCGAAGACTCCGAGGACGTGCTCAGCATCAAGGACCTCAGA CACGAGATGAAAGAAGTCGAGGAGAAGTTTCGGAAGGCGATGATCCTGAACGCTCAGCTGGACAACGACAAGGCGGCGCTCGGCTACCAGCTGGAACTGCTCAAGGACAGGATCGAGGAGCTGCACGAGGAGTACGCTCAGCTGCAg CGCGAGCACCGCGAGAAGTGTTCCCTCCACGAGCGGCTCAAGAGGGAGCACGCCACCCTGGAGCGGGAGGTGGCGGAGGCGAGAGACGCCGTGCGGGCGCGAGACGGCGCGGCGGCGGCAGCGGGCCGGGTGTTCGTGGACGCCAGCGCCGCGCCCGGCGTGCCGTCCGGCGGGGCGTGCGGCGCGGTGCCGGCCTTGGCGCTCGTCACGCTCGAGAACCAACAGCTGCTGGACGACGCCGGAGAGGGCACGCTCG ACGTGCGACTGTCTCGGCTGGCGGAGTCCAAGTCGTGCCTGGAGGGCGAGGTGCGGCGTCTCAAGCTGCAGCTGTGCGACGAGCGAGCAGCCAGACAGAACGGAGTAGCCGAGCATCACGACAGGGACCTGGACAACGAAC TGGAGTCGCTCCGCAAGGCGCTGTCAGAGGCGAAGGGTCGCGCGGCTAGGGCGGAGGCCGAGGCGGCGCTGCAGGCGGCCGGCGTAGCAAGGCTCGAGGCGCAGGTTGTGCGACTGCGGGCGCGCCAGGAGGACCAGGACGAGCGAGAGGAGGCGCTCAAACAGGACCGAAGAAGGCTGCAGAGAGAG GCGAGAGAGGCGCTGAACCGGGTCGAGGAGTTGGAGACGGAGAACAGTCACCTCACCAAGCGACTCGACAAACTCAAGAACGCTAAATCCGCTCTGCTCAAGGACCTGTGA
- the LOC116767784 gene encoding dolichyl-diphosphooligosaccharide--protein glycosyltransferase 48 kDa subunit — translation MRNLIILGLLGYLSIAFADKETLVLVDNLNIRETHSLFFKSLQERGYSLTFKLADDANLVLSKYGEYLYKNLVVFAPSVVEFGGQLDTEAITRFIDDGGNVLMAGSSAAGDVYREIASECGFEMDEESAAVIDHFNYDSLDEGDHTRIVVSPKNLIDAPTIVGTHNTQPLLFDGTGLILDKDNSLVLPILTADSTAYSYNPKNQVKEYPHAVGRKTVLIAALQARNNARIVFSGSLFFFSDEAFNSPVSKVHGDKIKSALSGNKQLSIHLSQWVFGERGQLRVQSVHHQRQGDKKSSNTYTITDTVVYRIEIEELKNGKWQPFEASDVQLEFVRIDPFIRTTLQKKPNGIYEAIFKVPDVWGVYQFKVDYDRVGYTRLYHSTQVSVRPLQHTQYERFIPSAYPYYVSAFSMMVGVFLFSFVFLYYKEESPKSKAE, via the exons ATGAGAAACTTAATAATTCTTGGCCTTTTAGGCTATTTATCGATAGCTTTTGCCGATAAAGAAACTTTAGTTCTAGTAGATAACTTAAATATCCGAGAAACTCACTCATTATTCTTCAAATCTTTGCAAG AACGCGGTTACTCCTTGACTTTCAAGTTAGCTGATGACGCTAACCTAGTTTTATCTAAGTATGgagaatatttgtataaaaatttggtGGTGTTTGCACCGTCTGTGGTTGAGTTTGGTGGTCAGCTCGATACTGAAGCAATTACCAGGTTCATCGATGATGGTGGAAATGTGTTGATGGCTGGAAGCTCCGCCGCTGGCGATGTGTACAGAGAAATTGCTTCGGAATGCGGTTTCGAG ATGGATGAAGAATCTGCAGCCGTTATTGATCATTTCAACTATGATAGTCTAGATGAAGGTGACCACACCAGAATAGTAGTGTCACCAAAGAACCTAATTGATGCCCCCACTATTGTGGGAACTCATAATACCCAGCCCTTGCTGTTTGACGGTACCGGCTTGATTCTGGACAAAGACAATAGCTTGGTATTGCCAATACTGACAGCTGACAGTACAGCTTATAGTTATAATCCCAAGAATCAG GTGAAAGAGTACCCTCATGCTGTGGGTCGTAAAACAGTGCTCATAGCAGCACTTCAGGCAAGGAACAATGCTCGAATTGTCTTCAGTGGATCTCTGTTCTTCTTTTCTGATGAGGCTTTCAATTCTCCCGTATCTAAAGTCCAT GGTGACAAAATCAAGTCTGCTCTGTCCGGGAACAAACAGTTGTCCATACACCTCAGTCAGTGGGTATTCGGTGAACGAGGCCAGTTGCGCGTCCAAAGTGTACATCACCAACGTCAGGGTGACAAAAAATCCTCGAATACTTACACAATCACCGATACTGTG GTATACAGAATTGAAATTGAGGAACTCAAGAATGGTAAATGGCAACCATTTGAAGCTAGTGACGTTCAGCTCGAGTTTGTCCGTATCGATCCCTTCATCCGCACAACCCTTCAGAAGAAGCCTAACGGCATCTACGAGGCCATCTTCAAAGTTCCCGATGTATGGGGCGTTTACCAGTTCAAGGTTGATTATGACAGGGTCGGATATACAAGACTATATCACTCTACACag GTATCTGTGCGCCCATTGCAGCACACACAATATGAGAGGTTCATACCCAGCGCTTACCCCTACTATGTGAGTGCATTCTCCATGATGGTAGGAGTATTCCTCTTCTCATTTGTCTTCCTCTACTACAAGGAAGAGTCTCCTAAGAGCAAAGCTGAATAA
- the LOC116767783 gene encoding leucine-rich repeat flightless-interacting protein 2 isoform X3, protein MVKLGLAMVVGVAPALVSWWRGQGPWLSLPLTLQSPCSEKSMKWPQRRSPSLSDCLESTSDDDSSRSIVCHVRTKVAEQRLAARRAARAEAREIRMRELERQQREQEDHADKAYDMYNETVGRRAGSRLAALSPSVHSPRRSSEDSEDVLSIKDLRHEMKEVEEKFRKAMILNAQLDNDKAALGYQLELLKDRIEELHEEYAQLQREHREKCSLHERLKREHATLEREVAEARDAVRARDGAAAAAGRVFVDASAAPGVPSGGACGAVPALALVTLENQQLLDDAGEGTLDVRLSRLAESKSCLEGEVRRLKLQLCDERAARQNGVAEHHDRDLDNELESLRKALSEAKGRAARAEAEAALQAAGVARLEAQVVRLRARQEDQDEREEALKQDRRRLQREAREALNRVEELETENSHLTKRLDKLKNAKSALLKDL, encoded by the exons ATGGTGAAGTTGGGTTTGGCGATGGTGGTCGGCGTGGCGCCGGCGCTTGTCTCCTGGTGGAGGGGGCAGGGTCCGTGGCTGTCGCTTCCGTTGACCTTACAGAGCCCATGCTCAGAGAAGTCCATGAAATGGCCCCAGCGAAGATCACCTTCATTATCCGATTGCTTGGAATCCACCAGCGATGACGATTCCTCGCGGTCTATTGTATGCCACGTGAGGACTAAGGTC GCCGAGCAACGCCTGGCGGCTCGGCGAGCGGCTCGGGCGGAGGCTCGGGAGATACGGATGAGAGAGCTGGAAAGACAGCAGAGAGAACAGGAGGACCATGCCGATAAGGCGTACGACATGTACAACG AGACGGTGGGCCGCCGCGCTGGCAGCCGGCTAGCAGCTCTTAGTCCGAGCGTCCACTCGCCCCGACGAAGCTCCGAAGACTCCGAGGACGTGCTCAGCATCAAGGACCTCAGA CACGAGATGAAAGAAGTCGAGGAGAAGTTTCGGAAGGCGATGATCCTGAACGCTCAGCTGGACAACGACAAGGCGGCGCTCGGCTACCAGCTGGAACTGCTCAAGGACAGGATCGAGGAGCTGCACGAGGAGTACGCTCAGCTGCAg CGCGAGCACCGCGAGAAGTGTTCCCTCCACGAGCGGCTCAAGAGGGAGCACGCCACCCTGGAGCGGGAGGTGGCGGAGGCGAGAGACGCCGTGCGGGCGCGAGACGGCGCGGCGGCGGCAGCGGGCCGGGTGTTCGTGGACGCCAGCGCCGCGCCCGGCGTGCCGTCCGGCGGGGCGTGCGGCGCGGTGCCGGCCTTGGCGCTCGTCACGCTCGAGAACCAACAGCTGCTGGACGACGCCGGAGAGGGCACGCTCG ACGTGCGACTGTCTCGGCTGGCGGAGTCCAAGTCGTGCCTGGAGGGCGAGGTGCGGCGTCTCAAGCTGCAGCTGTGCGACGAGCGAGCAGCCAGACAGAACGGAGTAGCCGAGCATCACGACAGGGACCTGGACAACGAAC TGGAGTCGCTCCGCAAGGCGCTGTCAGAGGCGAAGGGTCGCGCGGCTAGGGCGGAGGCCGAGGCGGCGCTGCAGGCGGCCGGCGTAGCAAGGCTCGAGGCGCAGGTTGTGCGACTGCGGGCGCGCCAGGAGGACCAGGACGAGCGAGAGGAGGCGCTCAAACAGGACCGAAGAAGGCTGCAGAGAGAG GCGAGAGAGGCGCTGAACCGGGTCGAGGAGTTGGAGACGGAGAACAGTCACCTCACCAAGCGACTCGACAAACTCAAGAACGCTAAATCCGCTCTGCTCAAGGACCTGTGA
- the LOC116767783 gene encoding leucine-rich repeat flightless-interacting protein 2 isoform X4, giving the protein MVNMQASSATVKMDPSRRQRTQTKATAEEQALDQIAREAEQRLAARRAARAEAREIRMRELERQQREQEDHADKAYDMYNETVGRRAGSRLAALSPSVHSPRRSSEDSEDVLSIKDLRHEMKEVEEKFRKAMILNAQLDNDKAALGYQLELLKDRIEELHEEYAQLQREHREKCSLHERLKREHATLEREVAEARDAVRARDGAAAAAGRVFVDASAAPGVPSGGACGAVPALALVTLENQQLLDDAGEGTLDVRLSRLAESKSCLEGEVRRLKLQLCDERAARQNGVAEHHDRDLDNELESLRKALSEAKGRAARAEAEAALQAAGVARLEAQVVRLRARQEDQDEREEALKQDRRRLQREAREALNRVEELETENSHLTKRLDKLKNAKSALLKDL; this is encoded by the exons ATGGTTAACATGCAAG CCAGTTCAGCGACAGTCAAGATGGACCCGTCGCGACGCCAGCGCACCCAGACCAAGGCCACCGCGGAGGAACAAGCTCTAGACCAGATAGCCAGAGAG GCCGAGCAACGCCTGGCGGCTCGGCGAGCGGCTCGGGCGGAGGCTCGGGAGATACGGATGAGAGAGCTGGAAAGACAGCAGAGAGAACAGGAGGACCATGCCGATAAGGCGTACGACATGTACAACG AGACGGTGGGCCGCCGCGCTGGCAGCCGGCTAGCAGCTCTTAGTCCGAGCGTCCACTCGCCCCGACGAAGCTCCGAAGACTCCGAGGACGTGCTCAGCATCAAGGACCTCAGA CACGAGATGAAAGAAGTCGAGGAGAAGTTTCGGAAGGCGATGATCCTGAACGCTCAGCTGGACAACGACAAGGCGGCGCTCGGCTACCAGCTGGAACTGCTCAAGGACAGGATCGAGGAGCTGCACGAGGAGTACGCTCAGCTGCAg CGCGAGCACCGCGAGAAGTGTTCCCTCCACGAGCGGCTCAAGAGGGAGCACGCCACCCTGGAGCGGGAGGTGGCGGAGGCGAGAGACGCCGTGCGGGCGCGAGACGGCGCGGCGGCGGCAGCGGGCCGGGTGTTCGTGGACGCCAGCGCCGCGCCCGGCGTGCCGTCCGGCGGGGCGTGCGGCGCGGTGCCGGCCTTGGCGCTCGTCACGCTCGAGAACCAACAGCTGCTGGACGACGCCGGAGAGGGCACGCTCG ACGTGCGACTGTCTCGGCTGGCGGAGTCCAAGTCGTGCCTGGAGGGCGAGGTGCGGCGTCTCAAGCTGCAGCTGTGCGACGAGCGAGCAGCCAGACAGAACGGAGTAGCCGAGCATCACGACAGGGACCTGGACAACGAAC TGGAGTCGCTCCGCAAGGCGCTGTCAGAGGCGAAGGGTCGCGCGGCTAGGGCGGAGGCCGAGGCGGCGCTGCAGGCGGCCGGCGTAGCAAGGCTCGAGGCGCAGGTTGTGCGACTGCGGGCGCGCCAGGAGGACCAGGACGAGCGAGAGGAGGCGCTCAAACAGGACCGAAGAAGGCTGCAGAGAGAG GCGAGAGAGGCGCTGAACCGGGTCGAGGAGTTGGAGACGGAGAACAGTCACCTCACCAAGCGACTCGACAAACTCAAGAACGCTAAATCCGCTCTGCTCAAGGACCTGTGA
- the LOC116767783 gene encoding leucine-rich repeat flightless-interacting protein 2 isoform X2, whose amino-acid sequence MISAMAESGLATPENSDDESGDAFTDGDFGDSDDEVIADCKTSDGLNSQHVNETVNTGVVEKNCSDVIDIGVEDNMKDISENSGVIDDDDDDLMKDLSSNGSIVGILGDQHNHAEQRLAARRAARAEAREIRMRELERQQREQEDHADKAYDMYNETVGRRAGSRLAALSPSVHSPRRSSEDSEDVLSIKDLRHEMKEVEEKFRKAMILNAQLDNDKAALGYQLELLKDRIEELHEEYAQLQREHREKCSLHERLKREHATLEREVAEARDAVRARDGAAAAAGRVFVDASAAPGVPSGGACGAVPALALVTLENQQLLDDAGEGTLDVRLSRLAESKSCLEGEVRRLKLQLCDERAARQNGVAEHHDRDLDNELESLRKALSEAKGRAARAEAEAALQAAGVARLEAQVVRLRARQEDQDEREEALKQDRRRLQREEVVDFWAVINNGNV is encoded by the exons ATGATATCCGCTATGGCTGAGTCAGGACTGGCGACCCCCGAGAACTCCGATGATGAGAGTGGTGATGCCTTCACAGATGGTGATTTCGGTGATTCAGATGACGAGGTGATCGCCGATTGTAAGACAAGTGACGGTTTAAATTCTCAGCACGTCAATGAGACTGTGAACACTGGTGTTGTAGAAAAGAATTGCAGTGACGTAATAGATATAGGAGTAGAGGACAATATGAAAGACATTAGTGAAAATAGTGGTGTTAtagatgatgatgatgatgatttgaTGAAGGATTTGAGCAGCAACGGATCTATTGTCGGCATACTCGGGGATCAGCACAATCAT GCCGAGCAACGCCTGGCGGCTCGGCGAGCGGCTCGGGCGGAGGCTCGGGAGATACGGATGAGAGAGCTGGAAAGACAGCAGAGAGAACAGGAGGACCATGCCGATAAGGCGTACGACATGTACAACG AGACGGTGGGCCGCCGCGCTGGCAGCCGGCTAGCAGCTCTTAGTCCGAGCGTCCACTCGCCCCGACGAAGCTCCGAAGACTCCGAGGACGTGCTCAGCATCAAGGACCTCAGA CACGAGATGAAAGAAGTCGAGGAGAAGTTTCGGAAGGCGATGATCCTGAACGCTCAGCTGGACAACGACAAGGCGGCGCTCGGCTACCAGCTGGAACTGCTCAAGGACAGGATCGAGGAGCTGCACGAGGAGTACGCTCAGCTGCAg CGCGAGCACCGCGAGAAGTGTTCCCTCCACGAGCGGCTCAAGAGGGAGCACGCCACCCTGGAGCGGGAGGTGGCGGAGGCGAGAGACGCCGTGCGGGCGCGAGACGGCGCGGCGGCGGCAGCGGGCCGGGTGTTCGTGGACGCCAGCGCCGCGCCCGGCGTGCCGTCCGGCGGGGCGTGCGGCGCGGTGCCGGCCTTGGCGCTCGTCACGCTCGAGAACCAACAGCTGCTGGACGACGCCGGAGAGGGCACGCTCG ACGTGCGACTGTCTCGGCTGGCGGAGTCCAAGTCGTGCCTGGAGGGCGAGGTGCGGCGTCTCAAGCTGCAGCTGTGCGACGAGCGAGCAGCCAGACAGAACGGAGTAGCCGAGCATCACGACAGGGACCTGGACAACGAAC TGGAGTCGCTCCGCAAGGCGCTGTCAGAGGCGAAGGGTCGCGCGGCTAGGGCGGAGGCCGAGGCGGCGCTGCAGGCGGCCGGCGTAGCAAGGCTCGAGGCGCAGGTTGTGCGACTGCGGGCGCGCCAGGAGGACCAGGACGAGCGAGAGGAGGCGCTCAAACAGGACCGAAGAAGGCTGCAGAGAGAG GAAGTCGTTGATTTCTGGGCCGTTATAAATAATGGCAATGTCTAA
- the LOC116767783 gene encoding leucine-rich repeat flightless-interacting protein 2 isoform X5, with the protein MKDISENSGVIDDDDDDLMKDLSSNGSIVGILGDQHNHAEQRLAARRAARAEAREIRMRELERQQREQEDHADKAYDMYNETVGRRAGSRLAALSPSVHSPRRSSEDSEDVLSIKDLRHEMKEVEEKFRKAMILNAQLDNDKAALGYQLELLKDRIEELHEEYAQLQREHREKCSLHERLKREHATLEREVAEARDAVRARDGAAAAAGRVFVDASAAPGVPSGGACGAVPALALVTLENQQLLDDAGEGTLDVRLSRLAESKSCLEGEVRRLKLQLCDERAARQNGVAEHHDRDLDNELESLRKALSEAKGRAARAEAEAALQAAGVARLEAQVVRLRARQEDQDEREEALKQDRRRLQREAREALNRVEELETENSHLTKRLDKLKNAKSALLKDL; encoded by the exons ATGAAAGACATTAGTGAAAATAGTGGTGTTAtagatgatgatgatgatgatttgaTGAAGGATTTGAGCAGCAACGGATCTATTGTCGGCATACTCGGGGATCAGCACAATCAT GCCGAGCAACGCCTGGCGGCTCGGCGAGCGGCTCGGGCGGAGGCTCGGGAGATACGGATGAGAGAGCTGGAAAGACAGCAGAGAGAACAGGAGGACCATGCCGATAAGGCGTACGACATGTACAACG AGACGGTGGGCCGCCGCGCTGGCAGCCGGCTAGCAGCTCTTAGTCCGAGCGTCCACTCGCCCCGACGAAGCTCCGAAGACTCCGAGGACGTGCTCAGCATCAAGGACCTCAGA CACGAGATGAAAGAAGTCGAGGAGAAGTTTCGGAAGGCGATGATCCTGAACGCTCAGCTGGACAACGACAAGGCGGCGCTCGGCTACCAGCTGGAACTGCTCAAGGACAGGATCGAGGAGCTGCACGAGGAGTACGCTCAGCTGCAg CGCGAGCACCGCGAGAAGTGTTCCCTCCACGAGCGGCTCAAGAGGGAGCACGCCACCCTGGAGCGGGAGGTGGCGGAGGCGAGAGACGCCGTGCGGGCGCGAGACGGCGCGGCGGCGGCAGCGGGCCGGGTGTTCGTGGACGCCAGCGCCGCGCCCGGCGTGCCGTCCGGCGGGGCGTGCGGCGCGGTGCCGGCCTTGGCGCTCGTCACGCTCGAGAACCAACAGCTGCTGGACGACGCCGGAGAGGGCACGCTCG ACGTGCGACTGTCTCGGCTGGCGGAGTCCAAGTCGTGCCTGGAGGGCGAGGTGCGGCGTCTCAAGCTGCAGCTGTGCGACGAGCGAGCAGCCAGACAGAACGGAGTAGCCGAGCATCACGACAGGGACCTGGACAACGAAC TGGAGTCGCTCCGCAAGGCGCTGTCAGAGGCGAAGGGTCGCGCGGCTAGGGCGGAGGCCGAGGCGGCGCTGCAGGCGGCCGGCGTAGCAAGGCTCGAGGCGCAGGTTGTGCGACTGCGGGCGCGCCAGGAGGACCAGGACGAGCGAGAGGAGGCGCTCAAACAGGACCGAAGAAGGCTGCAGAGAGAG GCGAGAGAGGCGCTGAACCGGGTCGAGGAGTTGGAGACGGAGAACAGTCACCTCACCAAGCGACTCGACAAACTCAAGAACGCTAAATCCGCTCTGCTCAAGGACCTGTGA